The genomic stretch CCTGTTGAGAAATGAAGAGCAGAGTTTTCTTTTTCCCGCTCTCAAAAGGAGATTTTTGCGGTGAGGGTgagtgaagagagagagaatattttGTTTCCGGTTTGTATATATAGTAGTGGAGGTTATTTAGGGTTTCAGCTAGGTGGGCCTAAGGGAGTACGGTGAGTTGGGCTCTAGCTCCACCGCCAATTTGCTTGCTTCTTGTTTTAAACCAAATCCAAATATAAGCTGAGATatgataattgttatttttattgttattgggAACATTTTCATGGCAGTTAATTTAATGGACACTGTTCATAAAATTAGAGCAGGTTACCTTCCCtgttaatttatgataaatataaataaaaattaatcatctaATAAGTGTTTTAGTGCTAAGAATTTTaggatcaaaaaatttattttttctgtggTTTTCAGTTCCTTATGATTACTAATATGATAgttattaaagatttaaataattattatttttaaaatttataaaattaattaagatatacatAACTagacatatatattattaaaaaaaataataaataatgacttATAAGTGACAGCATAGTATGATCATTAGTGCCTAatcattatcttcatcttccattACTGATTAGCCCTGAAATCCGTGTTattgtgcaattttttttaatttactagcTCAacctataatttcaaaatagtttATTCACTGCAATcgcttgaattaaaaaaaaaaaggtcaaggCAAACCAAAGGGTATTTTTGGTGTGCATTAATGCAGTGTGGAATGTTTTTCAaagacattttttatatttttttaatttttaaccttAACACGTcaaattacttaaaaatattaaataaatatttgtaaaataaaaataatttaaaaaaactattgcaACCAAGTTATCATAGACACTGGGGTAGGCTAACACCACACATCTTTAAACTGAAATGGTACCACGTGTAACATATGAATACagcaaaagagaggaaaaacataaaacattctCATTCTTGCCAGTACATAAATCCCTCAACCAACACAGCATCCAGATTTCCTCCTTCTACCAATCCCACTTGCTcacaaattgtttaaaaaaaaaccatctgctcctagttttttttatttatatataattctaattgattaaaaaagtaaaaaagaggcatatataattttataattcccATCCGCTTCTAATGCGATGAGGATGCCTGAAATCATAGGTCAGCAATAAGCTTCCATCCATTCTCTTCAAGGCAAACCTCTCAACCAAAACATAGCAACCAAATCTCCTCCACCTCCCCTTGCCATCAAAAACCTCTTCTCTCTTCACCCTCACCTCCCTTTCATCCCCGCTAGCACCCCCTACTCCTTGCACCCACTTCATTCCCTCCACAATTTCCATTCTCAGTCCCACACTTGTTTCTGATCGTGTCACTCTGTTAAAACTCCTGAACCACGTCACCCCATCATCAACATCCCTTTTGGTCCGCCACAGCTTCTGTCCCACCAACTTTAACAACTTCACATTCAACAGCAACATCCACAGTTACAGTATTGCCTTCATTATACATATCTTCACAAGCAAAGATTTGCTCCCATTGTTGCTCGAGTGTCATCTCATAATAGGTTGAATGTTTCATTTGATCTTTAAGAGCTGTCCCTTCCTTGATAAACATGAAAGGGCAATACCACTTCCCCGCTACTACAGGAGGGGAACATTTTTGTGATACTGGGAAGTTGAAGTCCGGGAGGCGGGCGCGGAGAGCTGTGTTAAGGCCTGGTGCTTCATTTAGCTGGAACTCCTTTGAAGTTGAGGTATACACTCGCCAGCCCTTTCTCCTCAGGAAATCTGGAGGAAACCCATCTGAAGCTACGGATTTAGCAGCAAAACCTCCCCGTTTACGGTGTTGAATTTCAAATTGCTGATAAATGTTTCTTGGGTCCGAAGGTTGCGGTTTTAAATCAGATATACGGGTGCAGAAACAGCATGTTTTCATatcctcttccttggagtttATGTAAGCTTCCCTGAAAGCCAATATGAGTGTGGATTTATTAAGAATTGGCTAATTAAAacgagtgagaaaaaaaaaaaggaaatgtttGCACAATTGAACCCATTTTCTTAATCCAGAAACGCAGCGGTGATTCATATGTTAAGTTCCCAGCTGACGCAATCTTTCCATGTTGTTTGAGATCTTGAATTGATTTCAAAGATATAGAGGatatgaaaacaaaagcaaaagaaaaacaaaacaaggtgAAGTTGGAGGTAGAGCACACACATACCCTTTAtgcttcccttttctttcaacCACGTAGTATTGATTGGAAGATAATGGCTGATTGGGAACAGGAATGAAAAGAACACGGTTCATATGAACGACTTGTTGCTGCCCAGCTTGCTGCGTATACAGAACCCTCAAGTTCTTGTTTTGAGGAAAAGGCAGGCCCCAGCTTACTCGATCACTCTTGAACAATCCACAACAGAAGGTAGGCACAGCTTCTTCATCCTGGATTACCAATACACCAGAATTTGGACCCTCGGGAGGCGGTGATGAAAGAGCTGAAGGATCTCTTAGATACATCGAAAGAGGCCTTGTCACATACATTTCCTCTCAAACTTTTCTCTGCGTATATTGACCAAGCTAAAATTCTTTATCTTATCTTTAATTTCAACGGTTGttttaggggtcaaattataatttgtcaAAGTATAGAgaattaaaatgtaattttttatatatcaggACCAAACTGAAGTTTTATAATCTTCAACCGTGAAACTACTTTATCCAGAATTTCTGGCAAAGATTGTTCCAAATTTCTTAGCCATTCTTGCCCATAACACATCAAATAAACAAATCACCCTCAAGTTACTATCCCTaacaaaatcattcaaaatcaattaatttcaaCATTAACCCATATTAATCATCAATCAATGAAacttaaaaacataaacttcaaatatttagaAACATTaatacgttaaaaaaaaaaaaacgtaatgagcaacaaaaacaaaaatcatgcatATCAAATTACGATCTCACCTCAAAAACGTAATTTCTCCATCACTCATGATCCTTTTCTTATTTCCCTTCCTCCTCTCTTTCTTTCGGTTTCATCTCTTCTCAGTTTctggtttcttctttttttttttatctctctctatatatcAATCTATGTGAAACGACTGACGTGTCCCCAACCATTAATTACCACAGCCATGCACATAAGGGCAATACCGTCTGTTTATCCAAACTtccagaagcatacatgattAATAAGAAACTGGTCCCTAGTTAACTTACATAAATGATGAAGCTTTTCAGACACGAAGATTCGTGAGATTTTCATAAACATTTGAAGACATGATCGAGCTCATCAATTTCTGGATATCAAGTAGCTCAAAAATTCTATTCGGAGAGTTGAAACAAAACGGCAATCTTCCATGCAAGTCAGAAaaggtatgacgggttaacAAAAAAACTGATGCTTATAGCTACATGAACCAATCAAAACTTTTAAGAAGCATAAAAGACTGTTCAATCATTCTCAGATTGGCCTCATATTCCGACATCTATCATGTATGTATCGAGAGAGACAGAAGAGTTAGTATTGTCAATTAAACCTATTATGAGGTTTGATGCAAGCTTTGTGTCTGTCAAGAGCTTACATTCAGCAGAACTAGACATGCTATTTGTGAAAGATTGAACCTGCAGAGTTAGCTGTGGGATAGTTTCCTTTCActgtttgatttattatttttttgtaaggtCTTTTGGCCTTCAATTTTTGGATGTTGcagataattttgttttcacaTCAGCCCAGTCACTAAAAATTGATTCATTCCTTGAAACAATAATTCTCAATTCTCTCTAGAGGATCTAGTCCATTTCCTCTTCCTTCCTTCCCTTCTCCTGCCGAAatcatgtttttgttattagGCATGGGATGATTTGTTCTACACTACTCTTCAAAATGATACggggattagttgaaattgcTTGGTATTTACCATTGAATCTACTTCTTTGTCCTTTGTTCTGGCAATATGATATGGAAGATAGATCAACAAGTGaccccaaaaaagaaaatccgGGTCAAACGAACAAGAATGAATCAAATAAAAGAGATGGTAACTGGAATTAAACAGGTATGATTCCTCTTTCACTCACCTACACATCTTTTTCGCTGAAATAGTACAAACTGTAACATGTAAAATTggaaaaactgaaaagaaaaaaagaataaacagtACTAATATCATTCCCATTTGCTCCTAATTTGATGAGTGTGCTTGAAGTCATAAGTTAGCACCAAGCTTCCATCCATTCTCCTCAATACAAACCTCTCAACCAACACGTAACATCCAAGTTTCTTCCAGCCACCAATCCCTCCGAACTCCTCCACTCTCTTCACCGTAACATAACTCTCATTACCACCGAGCCATCCAGCTCTTTCTTGCTCCCACTTCATTCTTTCCACAATTTCTAAACTCAAGCCCACACTTGCTTCTCCTCCAACATTGCCAGAACTCCTAAACCACATGATCCCACCAACCAAATTCCTTTCGTCAGGCTCGACTTCTCTACCAGCAACAGCAATCACTTCTCTTTGAACAACAGCATCTACAATTACAGAGTTGCCTTCACTAACACTATTTTCACATGCAAAAATTTGTTCCCATCTCTGCTCCAGTGTCATCTCATAGTACCTAGAAGCAATCAACTGGTCCTTCAGTTTTCCTTCTTTGATAAACACGAAAGGACAGTACCACTTTCCTACAACAACCGACGCAGAGCTTCTTTGTGATGATGGGAAATGGAAATCTGGAAGGCGGTCACGGAGATTTCTATCAAGGCCTGGCGCTTCATTCAACTCAAAATCACTTGCAGTTGAGGTTACCATTGTCCAACCTTTTCTCCTTAAGAATCCTGGAGGGAAGCCATCTGGAGCTACCGATTTAGCTACATAACCACCCCAGCCTCTCTTGCGAATCTCAAATTGCTGGCGTGCGTCCTTTGGATCGAAAGGCTCTGGTTCCATATCGGGGATACAGCAGCCGAAACAGCATGTTGCAACGTCCTCCTCCGTCGCGTTTGTGTGCGCTTCCCTGGATTAAGGCCAAATTTAATGTACAGATTCAAATAGCAAAATCATGGCTGTAATGTCCAAACGCCCAACACAGAGGATTTGATTTTCTAAAACTGCATCTTcacttaatatatattaaaaaaaaaacagatagaaACTGCAGTTTGTGACTATAAACGTACCCTTTATGCCTCCCGCGACGCTCAATTACATAGTATTGGTTGGAAGACAGTGGCTGATTAAGAACAGGAATGAAGATAACACGGTTATTATGAGTATCTGTGTGTCTGTTGTCTACGGTACCTCCACTTGTGGTATAGCGAACTGTTAGATTCTTGTTCTGAGGGAAAGGTAGGTCTTCAACTCGATCGCTCTTGAACAAGCCAAAAAAGCAGGTGGGTTCAGCTTCTTCATCTTGAATTATCAATATACCAGAATTTGGACCTTCAGGAGGCGGTAATGAAAGAGCTGAAGGGTTTCTTTTGTACATGGAAAGAGGCCTAGTCACATACATTTTTGTAATGGCTTGGAGTATTTCTTAAAGCATTATTTATCCCATAGTCTCAATCTTCTCGTGTATATATAGAGAGATGTGGAAGATATTAATCTGAAAAGTCAATCGCGCAGGCAATTCAGACAAGTAATAagaatcctacaagaacaaggTTCTGTGATGCTGATACTTGGTCAAACCGGTTGATTTGTCctatttagtttaaaaaatgtgCAGAATTTGTCGCCAAAAGTGCAgctttggattggatgcaattTCCTTAGAAGTAGAACAAGGTTCTGTGATGCTGATACTTGGTCAAACCGGTTGATTTGTcctatttagttttaaaaatgtgcAGAATTTGTCGCCAATAGTGCAgctttggattggatgcaattTCCTTGCAAAGTAAAGagaacaaagagaaaaggaCACGGCGAATTACGCTTGCTTCTTTTCTCCGTGGAGGAGATCAGGACTCGGGAGACGGAGGCTTGAACATAAGCGGTGCCACTCGCCAGGTGGCAATGCacctgattattattattttataaatataaatatcagaGTTAGTTTTTCacgtattttaatttttaattttaaaattaataattacataaatttttagttatttaaaaaaaaaattaaactcataattattaaaaactaaataattctCAATACATATACACATGAAAGTTAATTACTTATTGGACAAGTTCGTTATGGATTTGGTTCACTAAACAAGTTGATAATTGTTAAGCTTTATTCGTCGCTGTAAAATTTACTTCACAACTTCAATCCTGGAAAAtgagttgtttttcaaattaaatcccTCTCGTGTTCAATTAAAATGACTTGGTCAGCTTAGCCTAACtcaattcaaatattcaattgGGCCagatgtaaaatataaaaaataaataaaaaaaaattaaaatcatgttatttaactctccatctttattttttaaaaacaaaaggttggTTTACCAAGTACGACTTTTAACGAGTTAAACTTGGAAGTTGGAAGTGGTCTGTAATTGGAACGCCAAAACGATAGAATATgtttaacaagttaaaataatattttattattttttaaaaaattattttttattaatatattaaaaaattaatttaaacaaaaatcatgatgAAATTCAATGTCAAACACTCTTTAAATACAtgtttattattgtaattcaaaaataatagtttttgttttcttttaattagtttttttatgttttttaattattttgatatgttgatattaaaaataaaattttaaaaatataaatatatatattattttaatatatttttatataaacaaaatttaattaaacaactATAATCGCAATACTTAAATAGGTTTTCGTCCAATGGACTGGTTTCGTATAAAAATCTCAAAGGCCGAAAGCCGTGAACGAAAAGTCGAAACCCAAAACAAAGACCAGATTCAAACGGTAAATGGCCTGAAAGCAAAGAATAAGAAGACTGTTCCAAATTAGCACTGCACAGTCGATGAGTCGGTCCTTGTTCGTACTATTTTATAATTGGCGGTACGTGGCAggtcaagtaatttttttaagttaacaaaaatatctaaatgctattaacatattttatagtaaaaatattaaatgatgtgCAGTTAATTTCACGTGAGCcgattaatatgaaaataacgttgatatttattaaaaatataatttgataaaaaatactgatataatatattttttaaaaaaatatatcttaccAACCTTTATcgtattaatatattaaatttactataatttatctaaattataggatcaaaataatctttatataaaataaatcaaaataatactataagagttattttttaataaaataagtattgaacaataaaattaaaaaaaaattaattaaaatgttttttttttcttttgtattttatagtataaactctAAAGCCATCTTCCTCGTTTCTGCTTGCTATTTTTGTTTAACTCGATCAACATAATTACAGAATCCATCATACATGCACATGGAAATACAAAAGCAAAAATCAAGATTTGGtctaattagtaattaattaacCTAGGGGTGTGACCACAAAGTCTTAATCTTTCTTGTTTGAACTTGGATGCTGCCGGAAAATCCATCTCCAACTCTTGAAACTTTTTCTGCTCCTTTTGATTCCTCGGTCACTGACTGTGATCCTGCAGGAACTCCCATTACTGCAAAGCCCATCTCCCATTAGACTCCCACAAGGCCCTCCATATTGATCCTGCGCCGCAACGTCACCGTCTCTCATGCTCCCAAGAGCAGAGTTTGAGTCCGACAAAGAGACCATTTTTACGGCGGATAAATCTGCTCTAGACTCTGGTGGGAAATCAAACTTCAAGTCAATGAAGCCTGAATCATCCACGGTAGTAAAATTGCCCTCTTTGAGGGAAAACACTCGTCTAGTATTAGCTCCGTCGTGACCAGAATCAAGCCTCTCAGACTCTAAAGCAGTACTCGTAGTATCTCTCTTTTCACCATCAAAGCCGCTTTTTCTTGGCTCTGCTTCACTGAATCCACTTTTTCTATCAGGATCAAAAAGTAGACCACCATTGACACCCGAATTCCTGGCAGCTGAAATAGAACTTCTGGCAGCTGAAATGGAACTCCTGGCACCTGAAAAGGTACCATCTTCTGAGCCAAAAAAACCACCACCTCTGAAACTGCAAAGAGACCTGCACCTAGACACACCCATGTAATCAACAACCCACAAATCACTTTTCTCTTCGAGACCCCCAACACTACTTCTATCACAACCCTTTCCTCTTTTCTTACTGAACAGCCTCCCAATCCCCCAAAACCCATTTTTCCGCTTGATCTCAACGCAGCTACTACTGTTCCTCTTGACCAGGAAATTAAGTTCATCTCCTTTCTGATCTCCGCTAGAACTTTTAGGATTAGCAGTGCTACTATTAGAATGTAAAACTTGATCATTTTTctgattttcattttctatcAAAAATGAAATGCGACCAACACTGCCTACCTCAACAGTTGAATTACGATTGGAAGAGATCTCCGAGCAAGAGCAAGAAGAGAGTCTTTGTTCTCCACAATCTGAACACACTAGATTGACCAAACGGTCTTTAAGACAATGAGCACATATACCAACTGAAGACGATGATGGGTGTTTCTTGCATGGAAGATCTGATGAAGTACAGTAATCTTGATCAAACAAGTCATTGTTGTACATCTCCACTGCTTTGCCTCTTTCTGTCATGGCTTTTGATGAAGTGCTCCTCTTTAAATGGAAATAACTGCAAGAGCTCAAAAGATTTGTCTTCTTAGCTTGTCAAGAACTAGCGAGTGTGTTCAGAAAAAGGAACTTAAAAGAGGTATAGctagagagggagggagggagacaGGGGAGATTGAAAAGGAGGGGAGTTGTGGTTTTTCAAGGAGCCAAGGCACAATGACATTAGAATGCAATAGAAATAGATACATAGACTGATATGGAGGCGTTACCTTTACGTTTTCTTTCCACAGACTGTACCCAGGCAGGGAGGAAAAGAAAACGAGTGATGAAAGAAACCACTAGGTTCCTGCAGGCTGCAGGCATAATTGTGTAGGGAAGTGAATGCAACAACAGATTGAGTAAAGCAGTGAGCTAACAGTCTTAACACTCTTTTCACTTCAATTCTTCTGCACAGATGCACTTTGGCACTGCTACAATTTTGCTgtttcttttctatatataaaaaggaaagtAGATTGCATGTATCTGTAACGTTAAACTCCAAAATATATACGCATTATACATCTATCCTAAGCATATTTGACAGAAAACATTCCGTCTTTCACTTGAGATAATTTTAtgagataactaaatagaaCGTCAATAAAAGTGCTCTCTTGGTACTCAATTGTTTCAATTCTTATTATATTGGAAATTGGAATTGTTTATATCCTATAATAAtgagtaatttatttatttttattgtgactAAATTATACTTCCATCCTTTTAACACTGACAACACTAATTTCTAATCGTTTtgttataaaaagaagaagtagatATACAATTCAGACAGGTATATAAATCTCACTCTTATGAAAGGGAAAAGACAAATATTAAGCATTTCTCACATCTAAGAAAAAGTACTAAAATCATGTGGCATAAATCCATCATCCAGTCATGGCGCTTTATCAGAATGACATGAATTCCTTTCTCAAATACCAATTGTTTCATCTCTCTTTTTATTCCATTAGTGGGTTTATGGAAGGCACCCATCAAAATTTTCacgaagaagataaaaaaaaaaaaaaaaaaaaagttgaggcaaGGTTAAGGTATCCCATTAAACAGGCACAAAAAGAAGGCATGGATTTTTATATGTCCACGCCCTTTTACACTATTTTTACAAAGACACCTCCAAGACTGTCGTTTTCTCACGGGACTTGGGCACGTGTCCAGCCGACAAGACTATGAGCTGTTGAATCCTTGGGCTACGATGTTGAATTGGTGTATGATCATACTATTTTGAGGCATGCTGGATGCAATCAAGGCCTCAgagtctcaaaaaaaaaaagaaggagagtGAGAGTAACCGGGATGATGATGCTTTTCAAGTGTCGCACAACACCAATGGGGCACCTTTTTGCGGATGCTCTTGTTTTTAGTGtctgttttgaaaaatatttttgaaaatattttttattgatttcacaTTCTGTTATTATAAGTAAAGTACTCGTGTTTCAGTAACTATTGTTGTGGAAAACTagcaaattttaaattgaaagctAGCGCTGTATTTCGAATTTAGTAACGAGGTCACGGTGGCTTCAAGTGATTGTAGAAAAATTCCCATCTTGGTGTGCGAAATGCCCTCTCGTCTATCCCAGACACGGCAGAAAAAttgagcgtgtttggtagtgtggtagcggttgcttttcaaatagcttttcgtgccgaaaagcatgccaatgatgttttttcattttttaaaaatcatttttgacatcagcacatcaaaacgatccaaaaagtacaaaccgaactcaattttagcaaaaaaaaaaaaaaaaatttcaaaatttgacgaaacgcagttacaaacgcaatgccaaacacttCCTTACAAAACCTAAGCACGGTAGCCTACAATTCAATCACAGTTTAGTTCAATCGCAATCATTTCACAGCCCCGATGGAGGAGGTGGTAACCACATTCCTCGACGCTATAACCTTAGATGCATTATTCGGTAACTTAATAGCGTAATATTGCATTA from Populus alba chromosome 8, ASM523922v2, whole genome shotgun sequence encodes the following:
- the LOC118040026 gene encoding uncharacterized protein codes for the protein MYVTRPLSMYKRNPSALSLPPPEGPNSGILIIQDEEAEPTCFFGLFKSDRVEDLPFPQNKNLTVRYTTSGGTVDNRHTDTHNNRVIFIPVLNQPLSSNQYYVIERRGRHKGEAHTNATEEDVATCCFGCCIPDMEPEPFDPKDARQQFEIRKRGWGGYVAKSVAPDGFPPGFLRRKGWTMVTSTASDFELNEAPGLDRNLRDRLPDFHFPSSQRSSASVVVGKWYCPFVFIKEGKLKDQLIASRYYEMTLEQRWEQIFACENSVSEGNSVIVDAVVQREVIAVAGREVEPDERNLVGGIMWFRSSGNVGGEASVGLSLEIVERMKWEQERAGWLGGNESYVTVKRVEEFGGIGGWKKLGCYVLVERFVLRRMDGSLVLTYDFKHTHQIRSKWE
- the LOC118040025 gene encoding uncharacterized protein translates to MTERGKAVEMYNNDLFDQDYCTSSDLPCKKHPSSSSVGICAHCLKDRLVNLVCSDCGEQRLSSCSCSEISSNRNSTVEVGSVGRISFLIENENQKNDQVLHSNSSTANPKSSSGDQKGDELNFLVKRNSSSCVEIKRKNGFWGIGRLFSKKRGKGCDRSSVGGLEEKSDLWVVDYMGVSRCRSLCSFRGGGFFGSEDGTFSGARSSISAARSSISAARNSGVNGGLLFDPDRKSGFSEAEPRKSGFDGEKRDTTSTALESERLDSGHDGANTRRVFSLKEGNFTTVDDSGFIDLKFDFPPESRADLSAVKMVSLSDSNSALGSMRDGDVAAQDQYGGPCGSLMGDGLCSNGSSCRITVSDRGIKRSRKSFKSWRWIFRQHPSSNKKD